In Pseudomonas lalkuanensis, the following are encoded in one genomic region:
- a CDS encoding protein YgfX, whose product MSSPSDAFECHWRPSRRLLALYLILSFLAVLALSVADIPFWARLAGYLACVAHGAWCLPGQILLTSPKAFTGLRLDGDGWQLWCAADGWRPVQLRPDSLALPLAVILRFRLSGTWWGKGLCIPADALDQEQHRRLRVRLGFSRRRWAEPG is encoded by the coding sequence GTGTCCAGCCCAAGTGACGCCTTCGAATGCCACTGGCGCCCGTCGCGGCGCCTGCTGGCCCTCTACCTGATCCTGTCTTTCCTGGCCGTCCTGGCCCTGTCGGTTGCCGACATCCCTTTCTGGGCGCGGCTCGCCGGCTATCTCGCCTGTGTGGCACATGGCGCGTGGTGCCTGCCCGGGCAGATCCTCCTGACTTCCCCCAAGGCCTTCACCGGCTTGCGTCTGGACGGCGACGGCTGGCAGCTCTGGTGCGCGGCTGACGGCTGGCGCCCGGTGCAGTTGCGCCCGGACAGCCTGGCGCTGCCGCTGGCGGTGATCCTGCGCTTCCGGCTGTCGGGAACCTGGTGGGGGAAGGGTTTGTGCATTCCGGCAGATGCCCTCGACCAGGAGCAGCACCGCCGGTTGCGGGTGAGGCTGGGGTTCAGTCGCCGAAGATGGGCGGAACCAGGATAG
- a CDS encoding HDOD domain-containing protein: MSKLADKVQQELIQAIESDELVLPTLPEVALKVRETAEDPNASIQDLAKVIGNDAALTARIIKVVNSPLLRTNKEITDLQMAISRLGMNYTSNLATGLAMEQMFQATSDVIDRKMREVWNKSTEIAGICHVLCRHYTRLMPDQATLAGLVHQIGVLPILTYAEEHNELLADSISLNHVIERIHPLIGDRILRAWEFPEPIAAVPSQYLDFSRNSARVDYVDIVQVATLQSYLGSEHPYTQLDWSQVAAFSKLGLDPNVDMQADEDLSAAMEAAMGMLQ; encoded by the coding sequence ATGAGCAAGCTTGCCGACAAAGTCCAACAGGAACTCATCCAGGCCATCGAAAGCGATGAACTGGTTCTGCCGACCCTGCCGGAAGTCGCGCTTAAGGTGCGCGAAACCGCCGAAGACCCGAACGCGAGCATCCAGGACCTGGCCAAGGTGATCGGCAATGACGCCGCGCTGACCGCCCGCATCATCAAGGTGGTGAACAGCCCGCTGCTGCGCACCAACAAGGAAATCACCGACCTGCAGATGGCGATCAGCCGCCTGGGCATGAACTACACCAGCAACCTGGCCACAGGCCTTGCCATGGAGCAGATGTTCCAGGCCACGTCCGACGTGATCGACCGCAAGATGCGCGAAGTGTGGAACAAGAGCACCGAGATCGCCGGCATCTGCCACGTACTCTGCCGCCACTACACCCGCCTCATGCCCGACCAGGCCACCCTGGCCGGCCTGGTGCACCAGATCGGCGTGTTGCCCATCCTCACCTATGCCGAGGAGCACAACGAGCTGCTGGCCGACTCCATCAGCCTCAACCATGTGATCGAACGCATCCATCCGCTGATCGGCGACCGCATCCTGCGCGCCTGGGAATTCCCCGAGCCGATCGCTGCCGTGCCCAGCCAGTACCTGGACTTCAGCCGCAACTCGGCGCGCGTCGACTACGTCGACATCGTCCAGGTCGCGACCCTGCAGAGCTACCTTGGCAGCGAGCACCCCTATACCCAGCTGGACTGGAGCCAGGTGGCCGCCTTCAGCAAGCTTGGCCTCGACCCGAACGTCGACATGCAGGCCGACGAAGACCTTTCCGCCGCCATGGAAGCGGCCATGGGCATGCTCCAGTAA
- a CDS encoding FAD assembly factor SdhE, which translates to MADSIELNRLFWHSRRGMLELDVLLVPFVQEVYPSLDAEDQARYRKLLECEDQDMFGWFMQRGEPEDADLRRMVRMILDRVQPK; encoded by the coding sequence ATGGCCGACTCAATTGAACTGAACCGACTCTTCTGGCACAGCCGTCGCGGCATGCTCGAACTGGACGTGCTCCTCGTCCCCTTCGTGCAGGAGGTCTATCCGAGTCTCGACGCCGAAGACCAGGCGCGCTACCGCAAGCTGCTGGAGTGCGAAGACCAGGACATGTTCGGCTGGTTCATGCAGCGCGGCGAGCCGGAAGACGCAGACCTGCGCCGCATGGTTCGCATGATCCTGGACCGTGTCCAGCCCAAGTGA
- the ygfZ gene encoding CAF17-like 4Fe-4S cluster assembly/insertion protein YgfZ — translation MAESAFFCPLTHEGLLAVRGVDAAKFLQGQVTCNLNYLDQATSSLGSRCTPKGRMISSFRIIQEGEGFLLAMAGDLLEAQLADLKKYAVFSKSTLSDESADWVRFGLSQGDGALLALGLDLPQTADTVAREGRLIAIRLADGRVELWAPRAEAAALEARLAAQLRQAPLDAWLLAQVRAGIGQVFGSTRELFIPQMINLQALGGVSFKKGCYTGQEIVARMQYLGKLKRRLYRLALADGERPLPGAELFSPVHQSSVGEVVLAAPAENGCELLAVLQEDAVNDGRIHLGAADGPALNLLSLPYTLDADREIQR, via the coding sequence ATGGCCGAATCAGCATTCTTCTGTCCGCTCACCCATGAAGGCCTGCTCGCCGTCCGCGGCGTGGATGCCGCGAAGTTCCTCCAGGGCCAGGTGACCTGCAACCTCAATTACCTGGACCAGGCCACCAGCAGCCTGGGTTCCCGCTGCACCCCCAAGGGCAGGATGATCTCCAGCTTCCGCATCATCCAGGAAGGCGAAGGTTTCCTCCTGGCCATGGCCGGCGACCTGCTCGAAGCCCAGTTGGCCGACCTGAAGAAATATGCCGTCTTCTCCAAATCCACCCTGAGCGACGAAAGCGCCGACTGGGTGCGCTTCGGCCTCAGCCAGGGCGACGGCGCGCTGCTCGCCCTTGGCCTGGACCTGCCGCAGACCGCCGACACCGTCGCCCGTGAGGGCCGCCTGATCGCCATTCGCCTTGCCGATGGCCGTGTGGAGCTCTGGGCGCCCCGCGCCGAAGCCGCCGCCCTGGAAGCCCGCCTGGCCGCCCAACTGCGGCAAGCGCCGCTGGATGCCTGGCTGCTGGCTCAGGTACGCGCCGGCATCGGCCAGGTCTTCGGCAGCACTCGCGAACTGTTCATTCCGCAGATGATCAACCTCCAGGCCCTCGGTGGCGTCAGTTTCAAGAAGGGCTGCTACACCGGCCAGGAAATCGTCGCCCGCATGCAGTACCTGGGCAAACTCAAGCGCCGCCTCTACCGCCTGGCGCTGGCCGATGGCGAGCGGCCGCTGCCGGGCGCCGAGCTGTTCTCCCCGGTTCACCAGAGTTCGGTCGGTGAAGTGGTGCTGGCGGCCCCGGCCGAAAACGGCTGCGAACTGCTTGCCGTGCTTCAGGAAGATGCCGTGAACGATGGCCGCATCCACCTGGGCGCCGCCGACGGCCCCGCACTGAACCTGCTGAGCCTGCCCTACACCCTGGACGCCGACCGCGAAATCCAACGCTAG